From Puntigrus tetrazona isolate hp1 chromosome 8, ASM1883169v1, whole genome shotgun sequence, the proteins below share one genomic window:
- the fancc gene encoding Fanconi anemia group C protein isoform X1, whose translation MEAVSETDVQFWMAKAVSWGEAMSCSALLDTSRHLGSLRSFLQQVLQGLQQMGSTSEAMKTFPFVGQFLGRLCWNPCVIADERSQRLLLRCLSCLYSAEPLNAVERKANMWIKNMLCHLISEEEGSVAYATVKHAGSTPKRYHSEALQKIVSMMTEDVNKSCDGLPNTSARCTNSNIYAMSTACAALVTCPHMSPLIGALLKHSILCGFSCLNQEFIKEVGEALISKRLVLEDEAVVNLWCYSPTCLEGAAVSLLESVLSETMTQSLDKHVNDSFLPQASAKHCHIFLTINEIYRNVLTEIDENLAVRALVQVFTVCFLQRLAGQKPQDRLPLRAFFPRVMPSLLAPLLTAPSEVPREAWLDHLSWIRSLLQSVTENEEAGEDVRAYQAVFEAWFLLVQCGYWVDTAAELLVLAAPEKAEALLWLLTFFHHPTDRGHQRSQQTAVAREAWTHLRMLFLTRPPPPRHLGAVKELLSSSLSANLVLHLFSNFTVFSHGPVSIITEITDKVLTEAAVKRRALWILSSIRCRLNSGATRDDRVHSRLRTLQDTLLQT comes from the exons ATGGAGGCTGTATCTGAGACAGATGTGCAGTTTTGGATGGCCAAAGCCGTGAGCTGGGGGGAAGCTATGTCATGTTCTGCTCTTCTGGACACAAGCAGACACCTTGGCTCTCTGAGGAGCTTTCTCCAGCAAGTTCTGCAGGGCTTGCAACAAATG GGCTCCACTAGTGAGGCCATGAAGACATTTCCTTTTGTGGGCCAGTTCCTGGGAAGACTTTGTTGGAACCCATGTGTTATTGCGGATG AGAGGAGCCAGAGACTCCTGCTGCGGTGTTTGAGCTGTCTGTACAGCGCTGAGCCACTGAATGCTGTTGAACGAAAAGCCAACATGTGGATCAAG AATATGTTGTGTCATCTGATCTCGGAGGAGGAGGGAAGTGTAGCTTATGCTACAGTAAAACATGCTGGATCAACCCCGAAGCGATATCACTCGGAGGCTCTTCAGAAG ATTGTGTCAATGATGACAGAGGATGTCAATAAAAGCTGTGACGGCTTGCCAAACACGTCAGCCAG gtGTACAAATAGCAATATTTATGCCATGTCAACAGCATGCGCTGCGTTGGTCACATGTCCTCACATGTCTCCTCTTATTGGAGCTCTGTTGAAGCATTCCATATTATGTGGCTTTTCCTGTCTGAATCAAGAGTTCATTAAGGAAGTCGGTGAGGCCTTGATCAG TAAGAGGCTGGTGCTGGAGGATGAGGCCGTGGTGAACCTGTGGTGTTATAGTCCCACCTGTCTGGAGGGGGCAGCAGTGAGCTTACTGGAATCTGTGCTGTCTGAAACAATGACACAGAGTCTGGACAAACATGTCAATGACTCATTCCTG CCTCAAGCTTCAGCCAAGCACTGTCACATCTTCCTCACAATCAATGAAATTTACAG gaatGTGCTGACAGAGATTGATGAGAACCTGGCCGTGAGAGCCCTTGTACAGGTTTTTACTGTCTGCTTCCTCCAGAGACTGGCTGGACAAAAACCCCAG GATCGTTTACCACTCAGAGCCTTCTTCCCACGTGTGATGCCCAGTTTACTTGCTCCTTTACTGACAGCACCATCAG AGGTTCCCAGGGAAGCCTGGCTGGATCATCTGAGCTGGATCAGAAGTTTACTTCAGAGCGTGACGGAGAATGAGGAGGCGGGGGAAGATGTCAG GGCGTATCAGGCTGTCTTTGAGGCTTGGTTCCTGCTGGTGCAGTGTGGGTATTGGGTGGACACAGCTGCTGAGCTGCTTGTTCTGGCAGCCCCCGAGAAGGCCGAAGCTCTGCTGTGGCTCCTGACGTTCTTCCACCACCCCACCGACAGGGGGCACCAGAGGTCCCAACAAACC GCAGTGGCCAGAGAAGCCTGGACCCATCTAAGGATGCTGTTTCTCACTCGTCCTCCCCCTCCCAGACACCTCGGTGCTGTGAAAGAGCTCCTGTCCTCCTCCCTTTCAGCAAACCtcgttttgcatttgttttcaaacTTCACCGTCTTTTCCCACGGACCTGTTAGCATTATCACTGAAATAACTGACAAG GTGCTGACTGAGGCTGCTGTGAAGCGCAGGGCACTGTGGATCCTCTCCTCAATACGCTGCAGACTAAACAGTGGCGCTACGCGGGACGACAGGGTTCATTCCAGGCTGAGGACTCTTCAGGACACCCTCCTCCAAACCTGA
- the fancc gene encoding Fanconi anemia group C protein isoform X2, translated as MEAVSETDVQFWMAKAVSWGEAMSCSALLDTSRHLGSLRSFLQQVLQGLQQMGSTSEAMKTFPFVGQFLGRLCWNPCVIADERSQRLLLRCLSCLYSAEPLNAVERKANMWIKNMLCHLISEEEGSVAYATVKHAGSTPKRYHSEALQKIVSMMTEDVNKSCDGLPNTSARCTNSNIYAMSTACAALVTCPHMSPLIGALLKHSILCGFSCLNQEFIKEVGEALISKRLVLEDEAVVNLWCYSPTCLEGAAVSLLESVLSETMTQSLDKHVNDSFLPQASAKHCHIFLTINEIYRNVLTEIDENLAVRALVQVFTVCFLQRLAGQKPQDRLPLRAFFPRVMPSLLAPLLTAPSEVPREAWLDHLSWIRSLLQSVTENEEAGEDVRAYQAVFEAWFLLVQCGYWVDTAAELLVLAAPEKAEALLWLLTFFHHPTDRGHQRSQQTAVAREAWTHLRMLFLTRPPPPRHLGAD; from the exons ATGGAGGCTGTATCTGAGACAGATGTGCAGTTTTGGATGGCCAAAGCCGTGAGCTGGGGGGAAGCTATGTCATGTTCTGCTCTTCTGGACACAAGCAGACACCTTGGCTCTCTGAGGAGCTTTCTCCAGCAAGTTCTGCAGGGCTTGCAACAAATG GGCTCCACTAGTGAGGCCATGAAGACATTTCCTTTTGTGGGCCAGTTCCTGGGAAGACTTTGTTGGAACCCATGTGTTATTGCGGATG AGAGGAGCCAGAGACTCCTGCTGCGGTGTTTGAGCTGTCTGTACAGCGCTGAGCCACTGAATGCTGTTGAACGAAAAGCCAACATGTGGATCAAG AATATGTTGTGTCATCTGATCTCGGAGGAGGAGGGAAGTGTAGCTTATGCTACAGTAAAACATGCTGGATCAACCCCGAAGCGATATCACTCGGAGGCTCTTCAGAAG ATTGTGTCAATGATGACAGAGGATGTCAATAAAAGCTGTGACGGCTTGCCAAACACGTCAGCCAG gtGTACAAATAGCAATATTTATGCCATGTCAACAGCATGCGCTGCGTTGGTCACATGTCCTCACATGTCTCCTCTTATTGGAGCTCTGTTGAAGCATTCCATATTATGTGGCTTTTCCTGTCTGAATCAAGAGTTCATTAAGGAAGTCGGTGAGGCCTTGATCAG TAAGAGGCTGGTGCTGGAGGATGAGGCCGTGGTGAACCTGTGGTGTTATAGTCCCACCTGTCTGGAGGGGGCAGCAGTGAGCTTACTGGAATCTGTGCTGTCTGAAACAATGACACAGAGTCTGGACAAACATGTCAATGACTCATTCCTG CCTCAAGCTTCAGCCAAGCACTGTCACATCTTCCTCACAATCAATGAAATTTACAG gaatGTGCTGACAGAGATTGATGAGAACCTGGCCGTGAGAGCCCTTGTACAGGTTTTTACTGTCTGCTTCCTCCAGAGACTGGCTGGACAAAAACCCCAG GATCGTTTACCACTCAGAGCCTTCTTCCCACGTGTGATGCCCAGTTTACTTGCTCCTTTACTGACAGCACCATCAG AGGTTCCCAGGGAAGCCTGGCTGGATCATCTGAGCTGGATCAGAAGTTTACTTCAGAGCGTGACGGAGAATGAGGAGGCGGGGGAAGATGTCAG GGCGTATCAGGCTGTCTTTGAGGCTTGGTTCCTGCTGGTGCAGTGTGGGTATTGGGTGGACACAGCTGCTGAGCTGCTTGTTCTGGCAGCCCCCGAGAAGGCCGAAGCTCTGCTGTGGCTCCTGACGTTCTTCCACCACCCCACCGACAGGGGGCACCAGAGGTCCCAACAAACC GCAGTGGCCAGAGAAGCCTGGACCCATCTAAGGATGCTGTTTCTCACTCGTCCTCCCCCTCCCAGACACCTCG GTGCTGACTGA
- the fancc gene encoding Fanconi anemia group C protein isoform X3, which translates to MWIKNMLCHLISEEEGSVAYATVKHAGSTPKRYHSEALQKIVSMMTEDVNKSCDGLPNTSARCTNSNIYAMSTACAALVTCPHMSPLIGALLKHSILCGFSCLNQEFIKEVGEALISKRLVLEDEAVVNLWCYSPTCLEGAAVSLLESVLSETMTQSLDKHVNDSFLPQASAKHCHIFLTINEIYRNVLTEIDENLAVRALVQVFTVCFLQRLAGQKPQDRLPLRAFFPRVMPSLLAPLLTAPSEVPREAWLDHLSWIRSLLQSVTENEEAGEDVRAYQAVFEAWFLLVQCGYWVDTAAELLVLAAPEKAEALLWLLTFFHHPTDRGHQRSQQTAVAREAWTHLRMLFLTRPPPPRHLGAVKELLSSSLSANLVLHLFSNFTVFSHGPVSIITEITDKVLTEAAVKRRALWILSSIRCRLNSGATRDDRVHSRLRTLQDTLLQT; encoded by the exons ATGTGGATCAAG AATATGTTGTGTCATCTGATCTCGGAGGAGGAGGGAAGTGTAGCTTATGCTACAGTAAAACATGCTGGATCAACCCCGAAGCGATATCACTCGGAGGCTCTTCAGAAG ATTGTGTCAATGATGACAGAGGATGTCAATAAAAGCTGTGACGGCTTGCCAAACACGTCAGCCAG gtGTACAAATAGCAATATTTATGCCATGTCAACAGCATGCGCTGCGTTGGTCACATGTCCTCACATGTCTCCTCTTATTGGAGCTCTGTTGAAGCATTCCATATTATGTGGCTTTTCCTGTCTGAATCAAGAGTTCATTAAGGAAGTCGGTGAGGCCTTGATCAG TAAGAGGCTGGTGCTGGAGGATGAGGCCGTGGTGAACCTGTGGTGTTATAGTCCCACCTGTCTGGAGGGGGCAGCAGTGAGCTTACTGGAATCTGTGCTGTCTGAAACAATGACACAGAGTCTGGACAAACATGTCAATGACTCATTCCTG CCTCAAGCTTCAGCCAAGCACTGTCACATCTTCCTCACAATCAATGAAATTTACAG gaatGTGCTGACAGAGATTGATGAGAACCTGGCCGTGAGAGCCCTTGTACAGGTTTTTACTGTCTGCTTCCTCCAGAGACTGGCTGGACAAAAACCCCAG GATCGTTTACCACTCAGAGCCTTCTTCCCACGTGTGATGCCCAGTTTACTTGCTCCTTTACTGACAGCACCATCAG AGGTTCCCAGGGAAGCCTGGCTGGATCATCTGAGCTGGATCAGAAGTTTACTTCAGAGCGTGACGGAGAATGAGGAGGCGGGGGAAGATGTCAG GGCGTATCAGGCTGTCTTTGAGGCTTGGTTCCTGCTGGTGCAGTGTGGGTATTGGGTGGACACAGCTGCTGAGCTGCTTGTTCTGGCAGCCCCCGAGAAGGCCGAAGCTCTGCTGTGGCTCCTGACGTTCTTCCACCACCCCACCGACAGGGGGCACCAGAGGTCCCAACAAACC GCAGTGGCCAGAGAAGCCTGGACCCATCTAAGGATGCTGTTTCTCACTCGTCCTCCCCCTCCCAGACACCTCGGTGCTGTGAAAGAGCTCCTGTCCTCCTCCCTTTCAGCAAACCtcgttttgcatttgttttcaaacTTCACCGTCTTTTCCCACGGACCTGTTAGCATTATCACTGAAATAACTGACAAG GTGCTGACTGAGGCTGCTGTGAAGCGCAGGGCACTGTGGATCCTCTCCTCAATACGCTGCAGACTAAACAGTGGCGCTACGCGGGACGACAGGGTTCATTCCAGGCTGAGGACTCTTCAGGACACCCTCCTCCAAACCTGA